The proteins below are encoded in one region of Rhododendron vialii isolate Sample 1 chromosome 7a, ASM3025357v1:
- the LOC131334422 gene encoding protein RALF-like 33, which translates to MAKAFILCFITTLIFSSLSNAVVAGGDLDQQLVGWGVARSGCRGTIAECLADGDGEFDLDSEVSRRILATNKYISYGALSRNNVPCSRRGASYYNCRAGAQANPYSRGCSAITRCRS; encoded by the coding sequence ATGGCCAAGGCTTTCATCCTCTGCTTCATCACAACCCTGATATTCTCCTCTCTATCAAACGCCGTCGTCGCGGGCGGGGACCTCGACCAGCAACTGGTTGGGTGGGGGGTCGCTAGATCCGGCTGCCGCGGGACCATCGCCGAGTGCCTCGCCGACGGCGACGGGGAGTTCGATCTCGACTCCGAAGTCAGCCGGCGCATTCTAGCAACCAACAAGTACATCAGCTACGGTGCGCTCTCGAGGAACAACGTCCCCTGCTCCCGGCGCGGCGCCTCGTACTACAACTGCCGGGCCGGTGCACAGGCCAATCCGTACTCCCGTGGGTGCAGTGCCATTACCCGCTGCAGGAGTTAG